One window of Leishmania panamensis strain MHOM/PA/94/PSC-1 chromosome 1 sequence genomic DNA carries:
- a CDS encoding hypothetical protein (TriTrypDB/GeneDB-style sysID: LpmP.01.0340), whose translation MMSSTVYDFGYELASKQVRVYQTNDVGSVYRALTANLQEYLAYEGIQEEDPTSLKNMFVKVLTVGVGVAVYVLCKSHASEVLLAGSFLFFGALVAFQLVCSILQHNGNIIFIGSGRVVEDQQRGQKPCFRKLKNQRICIRLTQENMFIPVVKFEVQLIGPSRMFSPPTVYSRVEKTVQYGQFFGSTGFFFPPALQELIDGMLEAVASKKQR comes from the coding sequence ATGATGTCCTCTACAGTGTACGATTTCGGTTATGAGCTGGCCTCAAAGCAGGTACGTGTGTACCAGACCAATGATGTAGGAAGCGTGTATCGTGCCCTCACAGCTAATCTTCAGGAATACCTGGCATACGAAGGTATTCAGGAAGAGGACCCGACGTCTCTGAAGAACATGTTTGTCAAAGTGCTCACTGTAGGTGTTGGCGTTGCAGTGTATGTGCTTTGCAAGTCGCATGCTTCTGAGGTACTGCTTGCTGgatcttttctctttttcggcGCACTTGTAGCGTTTCAGTTAGTCTGTTCTATCCTACAACACAATGGAAATATAATTTTTATAGGTTCGGGAAGAGTGGTTGAAGATCAACAGAGGGGACAGAAACCGTGTTTCCGTAAGCTAAAGAATCAGCGCATCTGTATTCGTTTGACTCAGGAAAACATGTTTATCCCAGTGGTTAAGTTCGAGGTGCAGCTTATCGGACCGTCTCGAATGTTTTCACCGCCTACTGTTTATAGCCGAGTTGAAAAAACAGTGCAGTATGGTCAATTTTTCGGATCCACTGGCTTCTTCTTTCCGCCTGCGCTACAGGAGCTTATTGACGGGATGTTGGAGGCGGTTGCCTCGAAAAAACAGAGGTAA
- a CDS encoding mitochondrial pyruvate carrier protein, putative (TriTrypDB/GeneDB-style sysID: LpmP.01.0350) translates to MVSQNLVRYIGYAGAAANWLIPIAGIMNLPTRPMSDIDPVMTSVMCVYSIFFMRWSVAIRPANYPLFACHATNSTVQAVTLSRWCYGIATKPKKAIV, encoded by the coding sequence ATGGTGTCCCAGAATTTGGTGCGCTACATTGGCtacgctggtgctgccgccaacTGGCTCATACCCATCGCCGGGATTATGAATCTTCCAACCCGACCTATGTCTGACATTGATCCAGTTATGACGAGTGTTATGTGCGTCTATAGCATATTCTTTATGCGGTGGTCTGTCGCTATTCGTCCAGCGAACTATCCGCTTTTTGCGTGCCACGCCACAAACAGCACAGTGCAAGCTGTCACGTTGAGCCGCTGGTGCTACGGCATTGCAACGAAGCCAAAGAAGGCCATTGTGTAA
- a CDS encoding hypothetical protein (TriTrypDB/GeneDB-style sysID: LpmP.01.0360), with amino-acid sequence MNNSAVELQRARRRYKVLLREREALASRGTSDPVVEDEIHKLEANHSGLRPPSSSPLPDHSVATSVPVATSASSEELAKPSSSVARSVSPSTKLHLKTLTLQPRVSKDKLCVGTLVAEQQTHVTPSRVDEQPLAILNGRLVLFFLRLFNESHQKSFLGCWNCVAIAVLSVAVAVLHCTVLDPSSTVGTLITPSLLCYLVHANNLAVLYTQRRQQLSLPMFIVYVCFDAVPSLALDLVVYNLSLTLMGFYGVRPVSFVR; translated from the coding sequence ATGAACAATAGTGCCGttgagctgcagcgagcgAGACGTCGCTATAAGGTGCTTCTTCGCGAGCGTGAGGCGCTAGCGAGCCGTGGCACCAGCGATCCTGTTGTCGAGGACGAAATTCACAAACTAGAGGCCAATCACTCAGGGCTAAGGCCACCTTCGTCGTCACCACTGCCAGACCACTCTGTTGCTACATCTGTACCAGTAGCAACCTCAGCATCTAGCGAGGAACTCGCTAAACCATCTTCGTCTGTGGCGCGCTCCGTCTCGCCGTCGACTAAACTGCACCTGAAAACTCTCACGCTGCAGCCTCGCGTCTCGAAGGACAAGCTGTGCGTTGGGACTTTGGTCGCAGAGCAACAGACACACGTGACACCATCGAGGGTAGACGAACAACCCTTAGCTATACTTAACGGCCGTCttgttcttttcttcctccgtTTGTTCAATGAATCACACCAAAAGTCGTTCCTGGGGTGTTGGAACTGCGTGGCCATCGCCGTCCTTTCGGTAGCCGTCGCCGTGTTGCACTGCACGGTGCTGGACCCGTCGTCCACAGTCGGCACCCTCATaacaccctctctcttgtgctaCCTCGTACACGCCAACAACCTTGCCGTCCTGTACACACAGCGGAGACAACAGCTGAGTCTTCCCATGTTTATTGTGTACGTCTGTTTCGACGCTGTTCCGTCGCTTGCGCTCGACTTGGTCGTCTACAACCTCTCCTTGACACTGATGGGGTTCTACGGTGTTCGCCCTGTGTCCTTCGTTCGCTGA
- a CDS encoding hypothetical protein (TriTrypDB/GeneDB-style sysID: LpmP.01.0370): protein MCSLETLLCSPADLIAECPVIGPSDVRLVAANFEAILNKCLYCVRLKLPTPLRVLLTIIGDAGELQANKVCLALLQPTEEGTCVDVFCDLAAQLLGRRAAVLRLQFDVEVLFQVMQRFCCAASLKDRLGARLGEVLLGFMRDTDMHADDYRVPRNCCGALISLLRGSRENKNRFGPECATIAACLDASSDFFFQMQCVEVLYRLYKHRSSFLTQAATPAALTSVSSAPANERTASVALHSYLLRGIEGLPNDSTLLHCIHQLLDNYNSDVHPDKIRPFAVLHIDVAGVTVARATTLYFSPLLLVARLPDNSSSSSGGNYLTIPFEHVRSVKLTKDHKLELRLYVIPAKLSHVMSVTQDGMDKLHVSMTRATMRELRTSVVHQWVAERKRTAPRRVVAPVPTDARQREAARAVHTLPAPSSAPPTPPSSSQTSSRIGSTMRPPLTATITERPVNTLQGGDMENQQQPPACGKLHPPQCCEAVQQRQAQHELGGPARMSRSSDYAAADEEAGEQCKRSCLAEVHHAASVKAMRYREEQHEALQHAVDSAKEALEELHRWSARERDQYEARFREDMEVIRRSEAVLKESATDCVQALNTELEDVQALGALLKGEVEKLRERLAKSLGKSEGIEEALLARIKQTVDAQMRSMEETMLSVGLSASSPAGVGSGAIGAVSQYITEHMQAISSGAVVVGTAGARPSTAAAGSAVRSAGRGTRNGRAEKVQHPQQPQPLKERRLDFS from the coding sequence atgtGCTCGCTGGAGACTCTGCTGTGCTCACCGGCGGACCTCATCGCCGAGTGCCCCGTCATCGGCCCCAGCGATGTGCGTCTGGTGGCCGCCAATTTCGAGGCCATCCTGAATAAGTGTCTTTACTGCGTCCGCCTGAAGTTGCCAACCCCATTAAGGGTGCTGCTCACCATCATTGGCGACGCCGGTGAGCTTCAGGCGAATAAAGTGTGCttggctctgctgcagcccacTGAGGAGGgcacgtgtgtggatgtCTTCTGCGACTtggcggcacagctgctgggACGTCGAGCCGCAGTCCTTCGCCTGCAGTTCGACGTCGAGGTGCTCTTCCAGGTGATGCAAcgcttctgctgcgccgcgtcacTCAAGGACCGGCTCGGCGCACGCCttggcgaggtgctgctcggCTTTATGAGGGACACTGACATGCACGCAGACGACTACCGCGTGCCACGcaactgctgcggcgccctcatctctcttctgcgcGGATCGCGGGAGAACAAAAATCGCTTTGGCCCGGAGTGCGCCACGATCGCCGCCTGCCTCGACGCCTCCAGTGACTTTTTCTTTCAGATGCAGTGCGTCGAGGTGCTCTACCGGCTGTACAAGCACCGGAGCTCCTTCCTCACCCAGGCGGCAACACCAGCTGCGCTCACATCAGTATCCTCGGCGCCGGCCAACGAGAGGACGGCGAGTGTGGCCCTCCATTCATATCTGCTCCGAGGCATTGAGGGGCTGCCCAACGACAGCACACTTCTGCACTGCATTCATCAGCTGCTGGACAACTACAACAGTGATGTGCACCCAGACAAGATCAGACCGTTTGCGGTGCTGCATATTGACGTAGCGGGCGTGACGGTGGCACGCGCGACAACGCTGTACTTCTCGCCGCTGTTGTTAGTCGCTCGGCTTCCCGacaacagtagcagcagcagcgggggcaACTACCTCACAATCCCCTTCGAGCACGTCCGCTCCGTCAAGCTGACGAAGGACCACAAGCTCGAGCTGCGCCTCTATGTCATTCCAGCAAAACTGTCGCACGTGATGAGCGTCACCCAGGACGGGATGGACAAGCTTCATGTTTCGATGACCCGTGCCACAATGCGCGAGCTGCGCACTTCTGTCGTGCATCAGTGGGTAGCGGAGCGGAAGCgcacggcgccgcgccgcgtgGTGGCGCCGGTACCCACCGATGCACGCcagagggaggcggcaaGAGCAGTTCACACCTTACCCGCTCCCTCTTCAGccccacccacaccgccgtcgtcgtcccaGACCAGCAGCCGTATAGGGTCCACCATGCGTCCGCCGCTGACAGCGACCATTACGGAGCGGCCGGTGAACACGCTTCAGGGCGGCGACATGGAgaatcagcagcagccccctgCGTGTGGCAAGTTGCACCCCCCGCAGTGCTGTGAGGcggtccagcagcggcaggctcAGCACGAGCTGGGCGGTCCAGCACGCatgagccgcagcagtgactacgccgccgcggacgaggaggcagGGGAGCAGTGCAAGCGTTCGTGCCTGGCAGAGGTGCACCATGCTGCCTCGGTCAAGGCGATGCGGTACcgggaggagcagcacgagGCGCTCCAACACGCCGTGGACTCGGCGAAAGAAGCgttggaggagctgcatcGCTGGAGCGCGCGAGAGCGTGACCAGTACGAGGCGCGCTTCCGCGAAGACATGGAAGTGATTCGACGGTCGGAAGCAGTGCTGAAGGAAAGCGCCACGGACTGTGTGCAGGCGTTGAACACTGAACTGGAGGATGTGCAGGCGCTCGGTGCTCTTCTCAAGggcgaggtggagaagctgcgaGAGCGACTCGCCAAGTCGCTTGGTAAGTCAGAGGGCATCGAAGAGGCTCTCCTGGCGCGAATCAAACAGACCGTCGATGCCCAGATGCGCAGCATGGAGGAGACGATGCTCTCGGTGGGCTTGtcagcctcctcccccgccgGTGTCGGTAGCGGTGCGATTGGCGCCGTCTCACAGTACATCACAGAACACATGCAggccatcagcagcggcgcggtggtggtgggcactgctggtgctcgTCCGAGTACTGCCGCGGCAGGGAGTGCTGTCAGATCCGCTGGGAGAGGCACCCGTAACGGACGAGCTGAGAAAGTGCAGcatccacagcagccgcagccactgAAGGAGCGTCGCCTAGACTTCTCctga
- a CDS encoding hypothetical protein (TriTrypDB/GeneDB-style sysID: LpmP.01.0380), with the protein MRVPFLTAPRHRPLVTAIRGASLRSTGTAASAVASLSRVLMCSSRNFYDKIRERRDGSDDEGPEQMFQDFPKGPHRQRVPAELHRCSKDAVEGAERLNRIFGIALLLAFGGGIYALNPYRGDPYGRPDGYGMTEPKTGVRP; encoded by the coding sequence ATGCGCGTGCCCTTCCTCACCGCACCACGCCACCGCCCTCTCGTAACCGCTATTCGCGgtgcctctcttcgctcCACCGGCACTGCGGCGTCCGCCGTCGCGTCTCTGTCGCGCGTGCtcatgtgcagcagccgtaACTTCTACGATAAAATTCGCGAGAGGCGCGACGGTAGTGACGACGAGGGCCCTGAGCAGATGTTTCAGGACTTCCCTAAGGGcccgcaccggcagcgcgtCCCGGCTGAGCTGCACAGATGCAGCAAGGACGCGGTTGAGGGTGCCGAGAGGCTCAATCGCATCTTCGGCATCGCCCTCCTGCTGGCGTTTGGTGGCGGGATCTACGCGCTCAACCCGTACCGGGGCGACCCGTACGGCCGTCCTGATGGCTACGGGATGACGGAGCCAAAAACTGGCGTACGGCCGTGA
- a CDS encoding hypothetical protein (TriTrypDB/GeneDB-style sysID: LpmP.01.0390), producing MAKETAKKNLKKNIARMRVFSMITAAVNALYVFAIFYRNGSLPSFYDLMAIGFWAGQEYLAYSTLNKLAQPTISPEGGLLDCIDVSNPQELGYYTLVQDILWVCWVVQALCILHPAFIVFYLPVPATLIYKLWDTVLKPLASAYFGRSGAGTGADDGGSNSPPRNRQERRKEELKQRKATRRGKSETD from the coding sequence ATGGCAAAGGAGACGGCGAAGAAGAACTTAAAGAAGAACATTGCGCGTATGCGCGTCTTCTCGATGATCACCGCCGCAGTGAACGCCCTTTATGTGTTCGCCATCTTCTACCGCAACGGTAGTCTGCCGTCGTTTTACGATCTCATGGCGATTGGCTTCTGGGCCGGTCAGGAGTATCTGGCCTACTCGACGCTGAACAAGTTGGCGCAGCCCACCATTAGCCCGGAAGGCGGTTTACTGGACTGTATCGACGTCTCCAACCCACAGGAGCTGGGCTACTACACTTTGGTTCAAGATATCCTGTGGGTGTGCTGGGTGGTCCAGGCTCTGTGCATCCTGCATCCCGCCTTCATCGTTTTTTACCTCCCTGTGCCGGCGACACTCATCTACAAGCTGTGGGACACGGTGCTGAAGCCTTTAGCATCCGCCTACTTCGGCAGGAGCGGCGCCGGAACTGGCGCGGATGACGGTGGTAGCAATAGCCCCCCGCGCAATCGCCAGGAGCGAcggaaggaggagctgaagcagcgcaaGGCGACGCGACGTGGCAAATCAGAGACAGATTGA
- a CDS encoding hypothetical protein (TriTrypDB/GeneDB-style sysID: LpmP.01.0400) yields MGAAQRKEASEYFTAALTSDAATAPDELEFLSKVKQYERSLCNGSELYGVAEPIAAAVMSKTAETGRVRWLLRLCSEVMRRCVEAPHSIDASTPAVLHLAELLLRHILRLTKGWSAALANVLEATGKCGEEIPSGDAPLEDTAALLCRMAFSFVVRVPLDAATVATHFGVLRLLLTMTSTALHHGTEFQEDTMDLFTELMLSSPLLDECLSTLLQTVVSWGKLSWTAKSPALYHEGHQPSFLNLFHVFSTPATAPGFASGKGAYVLEVPCSMTSNAASAASGAGASSASTSAHPTDPAAVLMKSCSCWEQVGRHATALLCVLVVYQKGGARNPALEYVTAIRDGTPVSFVALLSAIRSRLTSFPEVLILLYVLLHDHCTFLHTALTEDAALLVSTMQELLEMTSRTCRNTARPSQAAATGTTGDVLQNAVLGRIIFQLRIFSYPFINFMASTLLLLVSQDRVVNRLLCNTPCLGKHLLERYDAKASVGALAVVVLSLGILKGLTERNEALIAVFAPCLVNLAPFVQGMDSYTAQRVSALLTLALKKIHRASALLMASTATTTAEGNTCASTTAETVGQPTAAPDDVGSSISSTRGSITTVVTSAEDVRALEEILTMYLRQLRIVVEGVESLLRGASRHNEHLIYELLYVRNRIIDDVDAAVEAQCPHAQPTKQLLTNLADMIRNCEADIASSNQAQSPPEILAILRRGQQAQQQQQHDQGKSGSISGNNRKDASGGDDGGGSYTGVSVSRASSLMAEPSVAVTIAADAMTGSDGASVDLVYSYEESPHSYDFFGPFVWATLLSAGQLPGAALWCRHSSELPLFPH; encoded by the coding sequence ATGGGTGCCGCCCAACGCAAGGAGGCGTCCGAGTATttcacggcggcgctgacgtccgacgctgccaccgcccctGACGAGTTAGAATTTCTTTCTAAGGTGAAGCAGTATGAACGCAGCCTCTGCAATGGCTCAGAGCTCTACGGCGTAGCGGAGCCGATTGCTGCCGCGGTGATGAGCAAGACTGCCGAGACGGGGCGTGTGcgctggctgctgcggctgtgcagtGAGGTCATGCGCCGGTGTGTTGAAGCCCCCCACAGTATAGATGCCAGCACACCGGCGGTACTACACctcgctgagctgctgctgcgccacatcCTGCGGCTGACCAAAGGGTGGTCCGCGGCGCTTGCTAACGTCCTGGAGGCGACGGGGAAATGTGGTGAGGAGATACCGTCGGGCGATGCGCCACTTGAGgacaccgccgcgctgctgtgccgtaTGGCGTTCTCGTTCGTGGTGCGCGTGCCGCTTgacgcggcgacggtggcaacACACTTCGGTGTGCTGCGACTGCTACTCACGATGACGtcgacggcgctgcaccacggcacGGAATTCCAGGAAGACACAATGGACCTTTTCACGGAGCTGATGTTGTCGTCGCCGTTGCTAGACGAGTGCCTATCCACGCTGCTCCAGACCGTTGTCTCGTGGGGGAAACTGAGCTGGACGGCAAAGTCGCCGGCGCTCTACCACGAAGGGCATCAGCCATCCTTCCTCAACCTCTTCCACGTCTTTAGCACCCCCGCCACAGCGCCCGGGTTCGCAAGTGGCAAGGGCGCGTATGTGCTTGAAGTGCCGTGCTCGATGACGTCCaatgccgcctccgccgccagcggcgctggtgcctCTAGCGCTTCGACCAGCGCGCACCCCACAGACCCTGCCGCGGTGCTTATGAAGAGCTGTAGCTGCTGGGAGCAGGTGGGCCGCCacgccacggcgctgctgtgcgtgctgGTCGTTTATCAAAAAGGCGGCGCCCGGAACCCGGCCCTCGAGTACGTGACGGCGATACGGGATGGCACTCCGGTGTCGTTCGTCGCGCTGCTCTCAGCTATCCGGTCGCGGCTGACGAGCTTCCCTGAGGTGTTGATCCTGCTgtatgtgctgctgcacgatcACTGCACATTCCTGCACACGGCGCTGACCGAGGATGCCGCGCTACTCGTCTCAACgatgcaggagctgctggagatgaCGAGCAGAACGTGTAGAAACACGGCGCGGCCATCGCAGGCCGCTGCTACTGGTACGACCGGCGACGTCTTGCAGAACGCCGTACTGGGGCGGATCATCTTCCAGCTGCGCATCTTCTCGTACCCCTTCATCAACTTCATGGCCagtacgctgctgctgctcgtctcGCAGGACCGTGTGGTGAACCGACTGCTGTGCAACACGCCGTGCCTTGGCAAGCACTTGCTAGAGCGCTACGATGCAAAAGCCTCTGTTGGTGCGCTTGCCGTCGTAGTGCTCTCACTCGGCATCCTCAAGGGGCTGACGGAGCGCAACGAGGCGCTCATCGCTGTCTTCGCGCCATGCCTGGTGAACCTCGCACCGTTTGTTCAAGGCATGGACTCGTACACGGCGCAACgtgtgtcggcgctgctgacgctcgCGTTAAAGAAGATTCATCGCGCGAGCGCACTCTTGATGGCATCTACGGCGACGACCACCGCCGAAGGGAACACCTGCGCCAGTACCACAGCGGAGACTGTCGGCCAACCGACTGCCGCGCCAGACGACGTGGGCAGCTCCATTAGCAGCACCAGAGGTAGCATCACCACGGTGGTGACGTCTGCCGAGGATGTAcgggcgctggaggagatcCTCACCATGTACCTGCGTCAACTACGCATCGTTGTAGAAGGCGTtgagtcgctgctgcgcggtgcCAGCCGGCACAACGAGCATCTCATCTACGAGTTGCTCTACGTCCGCAACCGCATTATTGACGATGTCGATGCCGCCGTCGAGGCACAGTGCCCGCACGCCCAGCCGACAAAGCAGCTGCTCACAAACTTGGCCGATATGATCCGGAACTGTGAAGCCGACATCGCCAGCTCCAACCAGGCGCAGAGCCCGCCGGAGATTTTGGCGATTCTGCGGCGTGGTcagcaggcacagcagcagcaacagcacgaCCAAGGCAAGAGTGGTAGCATCAGCGGCAACAATCGCAAGGACGCgagtggcggcgacgacggcggcggtagcTACACGGGTGTCAGCGTATCGAGGGCCAGCAGTTTGATGGCTGAACCATCCGTGGCGGTGACAATCGCGGCAGACGCGATGACGGGCTCAGATGGCGCCTCCGTCGACTTGGTGTACAGCTATGAGGAGTCGCCGCACAGCTACGACTTCTTCGGGCCTTTTGTGTGGGCGACGTTGTTGAGCGCCGGCCAGTTGCCTGGAGCAGCGCTGTggtgccgccacagcagcgagctCCCGTTGTTTCCACATTGA
- a CDS encoding hypothetical protein (TriTrypDB/GeneDB-style sysID: LpmP.01.0410), with translation MQRPPRPEPTRLSDYFFQQVVPHVPHTADHPEDVAEARVSSGLQPQCSSSLRTETSTAVPATIVACSPSPSPPPSPYLPGVKTNVLDRTADTSALAMARTDAGAPMRVTNDAATDAALWQYFTPASFRHKFESFLQAESAQTESLRSAVEAAWRRVEQIQQRNAARRAALADVLANPDAAWRREVREKLYWQAKDVVQRYGFEVAMDSGTGKAGQADRARVTLDFSVVQSGVRADRRRNHHGGDAKSPSRSASSNSSSGEDEEEGKDGTLEGAANGLMSASHQQQHQPMTASPDTQMTADDRLNPYARAHFLRRIFAPLQRARGSLPKWTTLLLHDVHNVQRAALPDLEKRVQESLLFTVPLHQPFRIARAALESCVQQRRAAPEVEMAQVQVYRQLEQHGRLWTDFVHAHESTAAAERLAKAGSPVSTMSSAEDEITDLAQRGATAEALWTLLFEELDTCKLFFTDAIHCSDVLRECVAAEMGSLRQSVHTHRSHCDTTVATMKSDSEACAEMMSRNGQRIVTAVEEMEKTFISEHERLRQSIAQGEALLTRLEGQQEKSARRAREALKLFFMEQLKYEEVSQALLQDHLSLAQLEASHGQLHQAVQLRYGGVMESRKHAAALVQLLADSDTAVRQLFDACEAHCRRVETDNHFTQCRLADQCTLALQQHCRCLHAVTALYEQRYATLEARSDDSWQRKFLLSGGRDWAAANLSDVRVELTQLEKDWQKVCALRAELELEPTQLDAHVRTPEWQRLISTLCDLDAPPSLQRRLPTLRTHTSTVVRPAAGCGQQAVRHLLRDAATAHASAFPAP, from the coding sequence ATGCAGCGACCACCGCGGCCAGAGCCAACGCGGCTCTCAGACTACTTTTTCCAGCAAGTTGTGCCTCACGTCCCACACACTGCAGACCATCCAGAGGATGTCGCAGAGGCTCGAGTAAGCAGCGGGCTCCAGCCtcagtgcagcagctcgctaCGCACAGAAACTTCAACAGCAGTGCCCGCTACCATCGTTGCATGCTCGCCGTccccatcaccgccgccttcgccgtACTTGCCCGGTGTCAAGACTAACGTACTTGACCGCACCGCGGATACGTCGGCGCTGGCCATGGCCCGCACCGACGCCGGCGCGCCGATGCGCGTGACGAACGACGCGGCGACGGACGCAGCACTGTGGCAGTACTTCACCCCGGCGTCGTTCCGGCATAAATTCGAGTCCTTCCTACAGGCGGAGAGCGCGCAGACTGAATCGCTACGCagcgcggtggaggcggcgtggcgcCGTGTGGAGCAGATCCAGCAGCGCAATGCAGCccgccgcgcagcgctggcagacGTCCTGGCCAACCCCGACGCGGCGTGGCGGAGGGAGGTGCGGGAGAAGCTCTACTGGCAGGCAAAGGACGTTGTGCAGCGCTACGGGTTCGAGGTGGCTATGGACAGTGGTACTGGCAAGGCTGGGCAAGCGGACAGGGCGCGTGTCACTCTGGATTTCTCCGTCGTCCAAAGCGGTGTTCGTGCGGATCGCCGTAGGAACCACCACGGCGGTGACGCTAAATCGCCATCAcgcagcgcgagcagcaacagcagcagcggcgaggacgaggaggagggcaaggaTGGCACCCTCGAGGGTGCAGCCAATGGGTTGATGTCGGCCtcccatcagcagcagcaccagccgaTGACAGCAAGTCCGGATACGCAGATGACGGCGGACGATCGACTGAACCCCTACGCCCGCGCGCACTTCCTGCGCCGCATTTtcgcaccgctgcaacgGGCGCGGGGTTCGCTTCCCAAGTGGacgacactgctgctgcacgacgtCCACAACGTGCAgagggcagcgctgccagaCCTCGAGAAGCGCGTCCAGGAGTCGTTGCTCTtcacggtgccgctgcaccagccCTTTCGCATTGCACGGGCAGCTCTGGAGTCATGTGTACAGCAGAGGCGCGCCGCGCcggaggtggagatggcgcaggtgcaggtgtatcggcagctggagcagcatGGGAGGCTCTGGACTGATTTCGTGCACGCGCACGagtccaccgcagcggcggagaggtTGGCGAAGGCGGGTTCTCCGGTGTCAACAATGTCCTCCGCCGAGGACGAGATCACCGACTTGGCGCAGCGGGGGGCGACTGCTGAGGCGCTGTGGACGCTGCTCTTTGAGGAGCTGGACACGTGCAAGCTCTTCTTTACAGACGCAATCCACTGCAGCGACGTCCTCCGCGAGTGTGTTGCCGCAGAGATGGGCTCGCTGCGGCAGTCCGTACATACCCACCGCAGTCACTGCGATACAACAGTGGCGACCATGAAGTCTGACTCGGAGGCGTGCGCGGAGATGATGAGTCGCAACGGGCAGCGCATCGTGACGGCGGTGGAAGAAATGGAAAAGACGTTCATCTCAGAGCATGAGCGGCTTCGACAATCAATCGCGCAGGGTGAGGCGCTCTTGACGCGGCTCGAGGGGCAACAGGAAAAGAGTGCGCGCCGCGCACGAGAAGCGCTCAAATTGTTCTTCATGGAGCAACTCAAGTACGAAGAGGTCTCGCaggcgcttctgcaggaCCATCTCAGtttggcgcagctggaggcgagccacgggcagctgcaccaggcTGTTCAGCTGCGGTACGGCGGCGTGATGGAGAGCAGGAagcacgccgctgcgctcgtgcagctgctggcggacaGCGACACGGCAGTGAGGCAACTCTTTGACGCCTGCGAGGCGCACTGTCGCCGCGTGGAAACGGATAACCACTTCACGCAGTGCCGACTTGCGGATCAGTGCAcgctggcactgcagcagcactgtcgcTGCCTGCACGCGGTGACGGCACTGTACGAGCAACGCTACGCCACCCTCGAGGCCCGTTCAGACGACTCGTGGCAGCGGAAGTTTCTGCTCTCCGGCGGGCGCGACTGGGCTGCGGCGAATCTAAGCGACGTGCGCGTTGAGCTCACGCAGCTGGAGAAAGACTGGCAGAAagtgtgtgcgctgcgagcggagctggagctggagcCGACCCAGCTggacgcgcacgtgcgcacaccCGAGTGGCAGCGACTCATATCGACGCTGTGCGACCTTGACGCCCCTCcatcgctgcagcgacgcctgCCGACACTGCGAACTCACACCTCGACAGTGGTGCGGCCGGC